In Phyllopteryx taeniolatus isolate TA_2022b chromosome 13, UOR_Ptae_1.2, whole genome shotgun sequence, the following are encoded in one genomic region:
- the fbxo34 gene encoding F-box only protein 34 produces MHVKLLRSELRVDVSGFHAAGAAPEYIKGRRRPLGVIAANTLRTPPCPPPLCCLAKDTTALPDMWAIIKPGHVREKIAIFAPESRQTGSSMGDPPTVNHAPSLRAGKVKGSWGQSGDAKRRKRSAGKQNLQRDPGTLPGHRLPPCASTQTPAVGEMEGAEQKVSVGAIVAFLEECRASQHHAKLAIARTPSLEEPESVRVSDVVAKLEFLQRRSEGGAPTNLRRSAGRVLLAASPALTPLPPPSRLPSARDGGPTPIGWSRSPPSCGTAAPETPPSLDETEPRPGLLFLSAPSLPPPAIRSDESSKVSDDFLEQKRQLHELLKPPPNLAAPLLATLPQDVLVCVFALLPTCTLAALKCTCRYFKFIIEDYGVRPADSLWVSEPRYRDDPCKRCKRRYARGDVSLCRWHRKPYCQPLPYGPGFWMCCHSPCRDAPGCNVGLHDNRWVPAFDSISVPVCRRDADD; encoded by the coding sequence ATGCACGTGAAACTGCTGCGCTCTGAGCTGCGCGTGGACGTGTCAGGGTTTCACGCGGCGGGGGCGGCGCCCGAGTACATCAAAGGCAGACGCCGCCCCCTCGGCGTCATCGCCGCCAACACGCTGCGGACGCCGCCCTGTCCACCGCCTTTGTGTTGTCTGGCCAAGGATACCACCGCCCTGCCGGACATGTGGGCCATCATCAAGCCGGGGCACGTCCGCGAGAAGATCGCCATCTTCGCTCCGGAGTCTAGGCAAACGGGTTCCTCTATGGGCGACCCCCCTACCGTAAACCACGCCCCCTCGTTGCGGGCCGGGAAGGTGAAGGGTAGCTGGGGGCAAAGTGGCGACGCCAAGCGCCGGAAGAGGTCTGCGGGCAAACAAAACCTCCAGCGGGACCCGGGTACGCTGCCTGGACACAGACTGCCCCCCTGCGCCTCCACCCAGACTCCAGCAGTTGGTGAGATGGAGGGGGCAGAGCAGAAGGTGTCGGTGGGCGCCATTGTGGCGTTCCTGGAGGAGTGCCGCGCCAGCCAACATCACGCCAAGCTCGCTATCGCCAGAACGCCGTCTCTGGAGGAGCCAGAGAGCGTGCGGGTGTCGGATGTGGTCGCCAAGCTCGAGTTTCTGCAGCGACGGAGCGAGGGGGGCGCTCCTACAAACTTGAGGAGGTCGGCGGGGCGCGTCCTGCTCGCCGCCAGTCCCGCCTTGACCCCGCTGCCACCGCCATCACGTCTACCTTCCGCTCGAGATGGCGGCCCAACGCCAATCGGATGGTCCCGGTCGCCCCCCTCATGTGGCACCGCAGCTCCCGAGACGCCGCCCTCGCTTGACGAAACGGAGCCTCGCCCTGGCTTGTTGTTTCTGTCTGCACCGTCGCTGCCTCCGCCCGCCATCCGATCAGACGAGTCGTCCAAGGTGTCTGATGACTTCCTGGAGCAGAAGCGGCAGTTGCACGAGCTCCTGAAGCCGCCGCCCAATCTCGCCGCCCCGCTGCTTGCCACGTTACCCCAGGACGTGCTGGTGTGCGTCTTCGCGCTGCTGCCCACCTGCACCCTGGCGGCCCTCAAGTGCACGTGTCGCTATTTCAAGTTCATCATCGAGGACTACGGCGTCCGACCCGCCGACTCTCTGTGGGTGTCGGAGCCCCGTTACCGCGACGACCCCTGCAAGCGGTGCAAGCGGCGCTACGCCCGCGGCGACGTTTCCCTGTGCCGTTGGCACCGCAAGCCGTACTGCCAGCCGCTACCCTACGGCCCCGGGTTCTGGATGTGCTGCCACAGCCCGTGCAGGGACGCCCCCGGGTGCAACGTGGGTCTCCACGACAACCGCTGGGTACCAGCCTTCGACAGCATCAGCGTCCCCGTCTGCCGCAGGGATGCCGATGACTGA
- the jmjd7 gene encoding bifunctional peptidase and (3S)-lysyl hydroxylase JMJD7 isoform X3, whose translation MDVVKERLAQFSLEAHDLYLSQSVPYVDGPPDPLHFYRDWIGPNRPCIVRNAFNHWPALSGWTPTYLREKVGSKVISVAVTPDGYADAVKDDRFVTPEERRMSFSSVLDIIQGKAKKRGGGGVFYVQKQCSNLPDELPELTADVDAHVDWMSTALGKLPDAVNFWLGEGDAVTSLHKDPYENLYCVISGQKDFILLPPTDRPFIPYGLYQPAVYRQKDDGDFEVVDQHDREKVPWIPVDPLDPDLERYPAYRRARPLRCSVRAGEMLYLPSLWFHHVRQSHGCIAVNFWYDMDFDIKYNYFTLVDDLTAFTGQH comes from the exons ATGGACGTCGTGAAGGAACGTCTGGCTCAATTCTCCCTAGAGGCTCACG ATTTGTATCTGAGCCAATCGGTGCCTTACGTGGACGGCCCACCCGACCCGCTGCACTTCTACCGCGACTGGATTGGTCCCAACAGGCCGTGCATCGTACGAAACGCCTTCAACCATTGGCCGGCTCTGTCCGGGTGGACGCCGACGTACCTCAG GGAGAAGGTGGGCTCCAAGGTCATCAGCGTGGCGGTGACCCCCGACGGTTATGCCGACGCCGTCAAAGACGACCGATTTGTGACGCCCGAAGAACGACGCATGAGCTTTTCCTCCGTGCTCGACATCATCCAAGGAAAG gcGAAGaagcgcggcggcggcggggtgTTCTACGTTCAGAAGCAGTGCTCCAACCTGCCGGACGAACTCCCCGAGCTGACGGCCGACGTCGACGCGCACGTCGACTGGATGAGCACGGCGCTGG GAAAGTTACCCGACGCCGTCAACTTCTGGCTCGGTGAAGGCGACGCGGTCACTTCCT TACACAAAGATCCTTACGAGAACCTTTACTGCGTCATCTCTGGACAGAAAGACTTCATCCTGCTGCCGCCTACTGACAGACCCTTCATCCCTTACG GCCTGTACCAGCCTGCAGTTTACCGTCAGAAGGACGACGGTGACTTCGAGGTGGTGGACCAGCATGACCGTGAGAAG GTGCCGTGGATCCCCGTGGACCCCCTGGATCCGGACCTGGAGCGCTACCCCGCGTACCGGCGAGCGCGTCCGCTGCGCTGCAGCGTGAGGGCGGGCGAGATGCTCTACCTTCCGTCGTTGTGGTTCCACCACGTGCGACAGTCGCATGGCTGCATCGCAG TGAACTTTTGGTACGACATGGACTTCGACATCAAGTACAACTACTTCACGCTTGTGGATGACCTCACGGCCTTCACCGGGCAACACTGA
- the jmjd7 gene encoding bifunctional peptidase and (3S)-lysyl hydroxylase JMJD7 isoform X2, which translates to MDVVKERLAQFSLEAHDLYLSQSVPYVDGPPDPLHFYRDWIGPNRPCIVRNAFNHWPALSGWTPTYLREKVGSKVISVAVTPDGYADAVKDDRFVTPEERRMSFSSVLDIIQGKVKMTLVAQPSLHAKKRGGGGVFYVQKQCSNLPDELPELTADVDAHVDWMSTALGKLPDAVNFWLGEGDAVTSLHKDPYENLYCVISGQKDFILLPPTDRPFIPYGLYQPAVYRQKDDGDFEVVDQHDREKVPWIPVDPLDPDLERYPAYRRARPLRCSVRAGEMLYLPSLWFHHVRQSHGCIAVNFWYDMDFDIKYNYFTLVDDLTAFTGQH; encoded by the exons ATGGACGTCGTGAAGGAACGTCTGGCTCAATTCTCCCTAGAGGCTCACG ATTTGTATCTGAGCCAATCGGTGCCTTACGTGGACGGCCCACCCGACCCGCTGCACTTCTACCGCGACTGGATTGGTCCCAACAGGCCGTGCATCGTACGAAACGCCTTCAACCATTGGCCGGCTCTGTCCGGGTGGACGCCGACGTACCTCAG GGAGAAGGTGGGCTCCAAGGTCATCAGCGTGGCGGTGACCCCCGACGGTTATGCCGACGCCGTCAAAGACGACCGATTTGTGACGCCCGAAGAACGACGCATGAGCTTTTCCTCCGTGCTCGACATCATCCAAGGAAAGGTCAAGATGACGCTTGTTGCGCAACCCTCGCTTCAC gcGAAGaagcgcggcggcggcggggtgTTCTACGTTCAGAAGCAGTGCTCCAACCTGCCGGACGAACTCCCCGAGCTGACGGCCGACGTCGACGCGCACGTCGACTGGATGAGCACGGCGCTGG GAAAGTTACCCGACGCCGTCAACTTCTGGCTCGGTGAAGGCGACGCGGTCACTTCCT TACACAAAGATCCTTACGAGAACCTTTACTGCGTCATCTCTGGACAGAAAGACTTCATCCTGCTGCCGCCTACTGACAGACCCTTCATCCCTTACG GCCTGTACCAGCCTGCAGTTTACCGTCAGAAGGACGACGGTGACTTCGAGGTGGTGGACCAGCATGACCGTGAGAAG GTGCCGTGGATCCCCGTGGACCCCCTGGATCCGGACCTGGAGCGCTACCCCGCGTACCGGCGAGCGCGTCCGCTGCGCTGCAGCGTGAGGGCGGGCGAGATGCTCTACCTTCCGTCGTTGTGGTTCCACCACGTGCGACAGTCGCATGGCTGCATCGCAG TGAACTTTTGGTACGACATGGACTTCGACATCAAGTACAACTACTTCACGCTTGTGGATGACCTCACGGCCTTCACCGGGCAACACTGA
- the jmjd7 gene encoding bifunctional peptidase and (3S)-lysyl hydroxylase JMJD7 isoform X1, giving the protein MDVVKERLAQFSLEAHDLYLSQSVPYVDGPPDPLHFYRDWIGPNRPCIVRNAFNHWPALSGWTPTYLREKVGSKVISVAVTPDGYADAVKDDRFVTPEERRMSFSSVLDIIQGKVKMTLVAQPSLHAKKRGGGGVFYVQKQCSNLPDELPELTADVDAHVDWMSTALGERGKLPDAVNFWLGEGDAVTSLHKDPYENLYCVISGQKDFILLPPTDRPFIPYGLYQPAVYRQKDDGDFEVVDQHDREKVPWIPVDPLDPDLERYPAYRRARPLRCSVRAGEMLYLPSLWFHHVRQSHGCIAVNFWYDMDFDIKYNYFTLVDDLTAFTGQH; this is encoded by the exons ATGGACGTCGTGAAGGAACGTCTGGCTCAATTCTCCCTAGAGGCTCACG ATTTGTATCTGAGCCAATCGGTGCCTTACGTGGACGGCCCACCCGACCCGCTGCACTTCTACCGCGACTGGATTGGTCCCAACAGGCCGTGCATCGTACGAAACGCCTTCAACCATTGGCCGGCTCTGTCCGGGTGGACGCCGACGTACCTCAG GGAGAAGGTGGGCTCCAAGGTCATCAGCGTGGCGGTGACCCCCGACGGTTATGCCGACGCCGTCAAAGACGACCGATTTGTGACGCCCGAAGAACGACGCATGAGCTTTTCCTCCGTGCTCGACATCATCCAAGGAAAGGTCAAGATGACGCTTGTTGCGCAACCCTCGCTTCAC gcGAAGaagcgcggcggcggcggggtgTTCTACGTTCAGAAGCAGTGCTCCAACCTGCCGGACGAACTCCCCGAGCTGACGGCCGACGTCGACGCGCACGTCGACTGGATGAGCACGGCGCTGGGTGAGCGAG GAAAGTTACCCGACGCCGTCAACTTCTGGCTCGGTGAAGGCGACGCGGTCACTTCCT TACACAAAGATCCTTACGAGAACCTTTACTGCGTCATCTCTGGACAGAAAGACTTCATCCTGCTGCCGCCTACTGACAGACCCTTCATCCCTTACG GCCTGTACCAGCCTGCAGTTTACCGTCAGAAGGACGACGGTGACTTCGAGGTGGTGGACCAGCATGACCGTGAGAAG GTGCCGTGGATCCCCGTGGACCCCCTGGATCCGGACCTGGAGCGCTACCCCGCGTACCGGCGAGCGCGTCCGCTGCGCTGCAGCGTGAGGGCGGGCGAGATGCTCTACCTTCCGTCGTTGTGGTTCCACCACGTGCGACAGTCGCATGGCTGCATCGCAG TGAACTTTTGGTACGACATGGACTTCGACATCAAGTACAACTACTTCACGCTTGTGGATGACCTCACGGCCTTCACCGGGCAACACTGA